AATGTGTCGGGAGCCAGATGTGCGGGAGCTGCTCCAGGACAGAGCTGCGGATCTGAAGGAATGCGTCGACTATGTCACTACTCCGCTTTTCCAGGAGGGACTCTGCGCTCACTTGGAGGGCCTCAAGAAGAGAAAATAGCGGCCTTTTATAGGAATGTGatcaaattgcatttattgtatatgtatgtaaatttgtattaaaatgttaatcCGATGGGGCTTCCTGGTGCAATTCATCCGGCAGATTGGCCAAAGCCTCTGTCATCATTTCCATAAAAGAGTTAATCTCTAGAATCTTGGCGCGATGGCGATCCACCTCATTGCTGTAACGATATATAATAAGCTTAGCTCACCATATAGATATAACCAAAAACATACTTGTTAAGATTCATGATCATGTCATCTATAAACTGCCTGCTGCGTTGAGCCAGGCGATCTTCACGCTTATCCACTCGCGATGTGTGGGAAGTCCTCATGCCCTCCACCAGCTGGAGGACCGCTTCTCGATCATCCACACACTGCTGTAGCTCTTCGGGAATGGCATTCAGTTCATTGCGAGTCAGTTTGGTGGACAGAAACTGGTTTACGATGTCCGTCATGTTGTCAGCAAAGTAGCTACAAACATCGCGCAGCTGCTGGAAGATCACCTGGGCCTGCTCCACGAAGTTGGACATAAGATCGGAGATCTTGCGGTTAAAGTTTAGGGTAGATTCCTGGCAAGaacaatatataaatatttatttagtttctTTGCAGTACTATACTTATTTCACCTCAACTGCTTCGTGCAAATGCAGCTCCTGGGCCATCAGACTTTCCCACAGATCGTTCAGGGAATCCTCAAAGTTGGCCGTTAGTGTGTCCAACTGGGCCTGCAACTGCTCCAAATCTTCGTCCCGCTGATCCAGCTCTCTCCACTTCAGGCGCATCTCGTCGAAGGTTCGCTCCTTGTACTCCAGGAACTCTTCGATCTGCCTTTGTCCCTGGGcctgcagctcctcctgcCCCTCATGCAGGTTGGCATTGAAGTCGCGAATCTCCTCGTCGCGTTCACCGAAGCGCTCCAAGCCCAGGCGGTAGATCTGCTGCGTAAGCTCGTACACATCCTTGGAATACTCCTCGCACAGCTCCTGAGCCGGTGCACCCACCAACATCAGGATGCGCCCATCCTCGTCGTCTCGCCACAGGGAGTCGTACAGCTGCATTCCATCCAGGTGCTCCACAAAACTGGAGGCCAGCCGATCCGCCTCGGCCATTTCACGAGCCTCCGTTTCCAGGCCCTGAATCTCGCGCTCCTGCTTGTCCTCGATTTCGCGCAGCTCGCGGCTGTGGGCAGATGAAAATGAATCCCTGCGCTTGGCAGCGTCT
This genomic stretch from Drosophila mauritiana strain mau12 chromosome 2L, ASM438214v1, whole genome shotgun sequence harbors:
- the LOC117148663 gene encoding dynein regulatory complex subunit 3 isoform X1, which produces MDEPVSSQPGESVTEKEEEAEEEPLMGFLEEINCPEPGIIDRQMIETAYLEEGQKGEARRLHQLEPVVYDRITTMRLEFKNILRIDHLWMMPNLTKLCLNCNKIEVIEHLEMLTALKDLNLSFNYITRIENLEKLVKLEKLSLFSNRIRKIENIHTLQNLVILSIGNNLIDTVEGIERLRFVSSLKVLNLEGNPIAKQPDFPLSLYVIAILPQLNYYEYVFIKTETREEAQKRFYRELREIEDKQEREIQGLETEAREMAEADRLASSFVEHLDGMQLYDSLWRDDEDGRILMLVGAPAQELCEEYSKDVYELTQQIYRLGLERFGERDEEIRDFNANLHEGQEELQAQGQRQIEEFLEYKERTFDEMRLKWRELDQRDEDLEQLQAQLDTLTANFEDSLNDLWESLMAQELHLHEAVEESTLNFNRKISDLMSNFVEQAQVIFQQLRDVCSYFADNMTDIVNQFLSTKLTRNELNAIPEELQQCVDDREAVLQLVEGMRTSHTSRVDKREDRLAQRSRQFIDDMIMNLNNNEVDRHRAKILEINSFMEMMTEALANLPDELHQEAPSD
- the LOC117148663 gene encoding dynein regulatory complex subunit 3 isoform X2, whose translation is MDEPVSSQPGESVTEKEEEAEEEPLMGFLEEINCPEPGIIDRQMIETAYLEEGQKGEARRLHQLEPVVYDRITTMRLEFKSKRIDHLWMMPNLTKLCLNCNKIEVIEHLEMLTALKDLNLSFNYITRIENLEKLVKLEKLSLFSNRIRKIENIHTLQNLVILSIGNNLIDTVEGIERLRFVSSLKVLNLEGNPIAKQPDFPLSLYVIAILPQLNYYEYVFIKTETREEAQKRFYRELREIEDKQEREIQGLETEAREMAEADRLASSFVEHLDGMQLYDSLWRDDEDGRILMLVGAPAQELCEEYSKDVYELTQQIYRLGLERFGERDEEIRDFNANLHEGQEELQAQGQRQIEEFLEYKERTFDEMRLKWRELDQRDEDLEQLQAQLDTLTANFEDSLNDLWESLMAQELHLHEAVEESTLNFNRKISDLMSNFVEQAQVIFQQLRDVCSYFADNMTDIVNQFLSTKLTRNELNAIPEELQQCVDDREAVLQLVEGMRTSHTSRVDKREDRLAQRSRQFIDDMIMNLNNNEVDRHRAKILEINSFMEMMTEALANLPDELHQEAPSD